The Bacteroidia bacterium genome segment GCCGTTATCACATCCTTGGCGGGTTGTGTATCCTTCACTGGTTAGTATAACCTGACCGTTAGTTGCTTTTAAGTTAAATTGAAATTCGCCGTTGCTGCGTTTGCTAATTATAAACTTTCCCATAATTAAAAAATAAAGGCGAAATTAGTAATTATTTTGGATTCGCAAATTAGTAGTAAAATAAATTTTAAGTGATAGCAGTAGGTAAAATTACGAGTAATTAAGTATAATTAATCTTGTGTTTAAGATAGCTTTACTTTAATTTTTCGTTCGATTACTTTTCCGTTTGACGGTGTGTAGATGATTACTGCGCTGGCTTGTAGTTTTTGCTTAGGGAGTGTTGTTTCCAAGTTCAGCTCACCTTCTTCGTTTGCATAGAATTTTTTTTGATCTACTCGAACGCCGGTTTTTTGTAGTTTTAGGATAACTACGGAGTTGGGTAGTAGTTGAGTAACGTCAATTTGGTATTTTTTGCCGGCTGTGATGTTTATTTCATCTGATAGGGCAAAGTCTTTTCCATTCAACTGAATACGAGCATTTTCATATTTGGGGCCTTTTACGGTATGGGTTACCGGTTCATCATCTCCGATAATTTCATCTTGCTGCGCATAACTTACTTGGAATAAGGTAATTAAAAATAGAAAAGTTGTTAATTTGATGATGTGGTTCATGATTTCTGAGTATTTTAGGATATTTTATCAAAAAGAGTGCCAATGTTAATCTAATTTTAATACTGCCATGAAAGCGGATTGAGGTACTTCAACGGTTCCTATTTGCCTCATACGTTTTTTTCCTTTCTTTTGTTTTTCGAGGAGTTTACGTTTTCGGGATATGTCTCCGCCGTAGCATTTAGCGGTAACGTCTTTTCGCAGTGCTTTGACGGTTTCACGGGAGATGATTTTGGCACCGATAGCTGCCTGAATAGCAATATCGAATTGCTGTCTGGGGATAAGTTCTTTGAGTTTTAGGCATAATCTTTTTCCCCAGTCGTAGGCTTTATCGCGGTGAATAATTGCGCTAAGGGCATCTACGGGGTCTCCGTTCAGCATAACGTCCATTTTTACTAATGTGGATTCTTTGTAGCCAACGAGTTCATAATCTAAGGATGCGTAGCCTCTGGAAATGGTTTTTAGCCGGTCATAGAAGTCAAAGACTACTTCTGATAAGGGCATTTCAAAGGTTAGCTCAACGCGCTCTGGGGTGAGGTATTGTTGGTTTTTGAAGATGCCGCGTTTTTCGATGCAGAGGGTCATGATTCCGCCGGTATATTCGGATTTGGTGATGATTTGTGCCTTGATGTAGGGTTCTTCTACCTTTTGGAGGCTTCCGGGGTCGGGCAAGTCGGTCGGGTTATGAACATCTACAATTGTGCCGTTGGTTAAGGTGGCGATATACTGTACGTTTGGCACTGTGGTTATGACGGTCATGTCAAATTCTCGGTCTAACCGCTCTTGAACGATTTCCATGTGCAGCATTCCCAGAAAACCGGTTCTAAAACCAAATCCTAATGCGGCTGAGGTCTCTGGCTCAAATACCAATGCAGCGTCATTGAGTTGCAGCTTTTCTAAAGAAGCTCTCAGCTCTTCAAATTCCTCTGTATCTACGGGGTAAATTCCGGCAAAAACCATAGGTTTCACGTCTTTAAATCCTTTTATAGCTTCTGTGGCGGGGTTACTCTGGGAAATAATGGTATCGCCTACCCGAACCTCCCGCACATCTTTGATGCCGGTTATTAAGTAACCAACGTCTCCGGCACAGATTTTTTCTCTGGGTTCTTTTTTAAGCCGTAGAATACCGATTTCATCCGCATAATAACTGGCTTTTGTGCTCATAAAGCGCAATAGTTCGCCCTTAGAAATAGAGCCGTCAAAAACACGAAAATAAGTAATAGTGCCTCTAAAAGAATTAAATATGGAGTCAAAAATCAACGCTTTGAGCGGTGCATCTGGGTTTCCTTTGGGGGCTGGTATCCGGTAAACGATAGCCTCTAAAATCGCTTGAATACCAGTACCTTCTTTGGCACTGGCTAAGATAATCTCCTCTTTATCACAACCTATCAAGGCCGTAATTTCATCACACATTTCCTCTACGCGAGCACCGGGTAAATCTATTTTATTGAGGACGGGGATGATTTCTAAGTCATTTTCAATCGCTAAGTAAAGGTTAGAAATAGTTTGTGCTTGGATTCCCTGGGCAGCGTCCACAACTAATAGGGCACCTTCACAGGCGGCTATTGAGCGAGATACTTCATACGAAAAATCAACGTGGCCGGGTGTATCTATCAAATTAAAGGTGTATTTTTCTCCTTGAAATTGGTAGTCCATTTGTATTGCATGACTTTTGATGGTTATTCCCTTCTCGCGCTCTAAATCCATATCGTCTAACACCTGACTCATCATATCTCTGGCAGAAACGGTGTTTGTAAACTCTAACAGCCTATCAGCAAGGGTACTTTTCCCATGATCTATATGTGCAATAATACAAAAGTTTCGGATTTTTTCCATTATGCCACAAAGGTACAAAACAGAAATACAGCTTAAATAGGAAAAAAATACTTAAACCCATTCTTGGGAAGTATTCTTGGGTGTTTTTTGAAAAGAATTTCTAAAGAAATAGATTTAGAAGATTTAAGACACAATATTTTTTTGAAAATAAATTGAACTAACTTTGCAGCGAATTTGTAATCACCTCCAAGTTGTGGTAATCTTGTTTACAAAGCAAGTATGCTCCTAAATTCTGAAAGAGTCGTTTTTAAAGCTACATTAGCTGTCGCTTTGCTCGGCGGTATCTTAGGCATCGTTTTTCAGATGTCTTTGCATCCGAAGAGGGTTGTGCATCAGATATGCAGCACGGCTCCTTTCTTCCAGAATTTTAATCTAAAGAAGACTAAAAGTATCACAGCCACTTTTTACTCCCTTGAAGAAAACAATCTTTGTAAAGACCAAGAGAATAAAAAAGAGGAAAACCGAGTAGATAATGTACTCGAGGTAGCCCAGTATTCTGTACCTATCGTTATCAATGCATTGATAGGTTACGGTCATTTTTATGGCGTACACGCCCCTATTTTGTGGGATATTCCGCTTTACGCACTGTTTCACGCGTGGAAGCATTTTCTTAATTAATAACTTAGAGTTTAACACTGTTTTTAGCCATTGGCTATTTTACCTAACTCATCCATAGAGTTTAGTAAGTTGTTTCTCTATTCCATACTTTTTTAGCTATGGAAAACCTGTTAGTATTTGAAATAATTTCAAATATAGTGGTATATCTATTATTATTTAAGTAAAAAAAACACAATATTATTGTTTAAAAAACAAAAAAATGAAATCCATTGACAATGCTGAGGATTCCTCGGTAGGGCAGATTTTGAGCCAAATTCGGCACTATCTGCCAACACAAAACCCATTAAAGTACTTTATTCATCATAATACGCTACATGCGTTTCAAGATAAAAACTTTCACGAAGCACTTCGAGTTTCTGCTCAAAATTTTGGTTATCAGGTATATTTACCTTTAGAAGATTACCGAAAGATGTACCAAAAAGGCCAGATACAGGAAGCTGTGTTGGCTCGTTGCATCAAAGAGGCTAAGGGAGAGCAATCCCTGCAAGAATGGCAAGACAAACTACTGCATCATAAATATGACGAAACTCACCACCAATATGTGGGTAATCTCAGGGCGTATTGGAAAAAAGGCTGCAAGATTAATCTTGATAAATATGTGCATCCAACCTTATTTAAGGTTTTAGGAGCATTTTTAGATCAAGGTATTGCTAATCAGAAATTTCCGTACTATCAATTACCGTTTTTAGAGGCAATAAAAAAAATAGAGCAGCATAGCTATAGTAGCCTTTTCAAAACAAAACGGGCTAAAAAACTTCTTCTTGAAGAGAAAGACTTATTGCAAGCACTTTTTGATTTAATCATCGGGGATGAAATGCTGGTAGAGCGTTATTTATTTGACCAGCAATTTGCTCATCCCGGTTGGTCTGGGATGTTCTGTGTTTTAGAGGAAAACCCTGATACCTTAGTGGATAAAAGAATTGTATCGCTACAAGATTTAATAACCTTTGAACTGCTATTAGAATTAGACACCTTAGATGAGCGATACGGCGAAAAATGGAAGCCAATATCTGCTTACTTACCTGCTGATTTTAAGCGGGATGCATTATCAGAGTTTTCATATAATGAACTTTTTGAAGTTTTTAGTCTTTGGCAAGAAGCATTTGAATGGAGCTATTACGACGGTGTGCTGAAAGGAATCAGTATTACTTACAAAAATAACATTCAGGAAGAGCAACATAGTTTTCAAGCTGTTTTTTGTATAGATGATAGAGAATGTTCATTTAGGCGGCATTTAGAAGCTACCGATAGCTTGTGTGAAACTTTTAGTACGGCGGGTTTTTTTAATGTTGCGTTTTATTTTCAGCCGGAAAATGGAAAGTTTCTCACAAAGTCATGCCCGGCGCCACAATCTACGCCCTATTTGATTCAGGAGCAGCAGGCTGAAAAACATCACCATAAAGACACTTTGATTCACAACCAAACGCATAGTTTTTGGGGTGGCTTATTGGCTTCACCCACTATAGGGTTTTGGTCTGCTATACGATTGGGAATCAATATTTTATTTCCTTCGGAAATACCGGAAGCGGTATCTTCATTTAAACACATGTCTCAAAAAAGCCAGCTAACTATTGACTATACCGGCCAGAGACAACATGATTTACAAGTAGGTTTTTCGGTTCCTGAAATGGTTGAGCGGGTAACGGGTTTTCTATTGGGAATCGGTTTAGTAGAAAATTTTGCACCAATAGTGTATATTGTTGGGCATGGAGCAAGTAGCATCAACAACACTCATTATGCAGGATACGATTGCGGTGCTTGTTCGGGCAGGGCAGGTTCTGTAAATGCTCGTGTGGTAGCTTATATGGCGAATAAGCCGGAAGTTCGTAAGCTACTTACCCAAAAAGGAATAGTTATTCCTGAAACCACTCAATTTATTGGAGCGCTACATGATACTACTCGGGACGAAGTTGCGTTTTTTGATGAGGAGATACTAACATCTGTTAATGAACGAAAACATCAGGAAAATCTACGGGTTTTTGAAAGCTCTTTGCAGGAAAATGCCAAAGAGCGTTCCCGTAGATTTTTATTAGTAGATTCCAAAAAGTCCGCTAAAAAAGTACATCAACAAGTGAAACAGCGTGCTTTTTCGTTATATGAGCCGCGCCCGGAATGGAATCACGCCACGAACGCCCTTTGTCTCATCGGAAAAAGAGAAAATAGTAAACAATTATTTTTGGATAGACGTGCTTTTCTAAATTCGTATGACTACCGAATTGACCCGGATGGCTCTATTTTGCTGGGAATACTGAATGCTGTAACGCCTGTTTGTGGAGGGATAAATTTAGAATATTACTTTTCAAGGGTTGATAACTACCGTTTGGGGGCAGGGACTAAACTTCCCCATAATGTGATGAGCTTGATAGGCGTGGCGAACGGCATAGACGGAGACCTGCGTACAGGATTACCGAGACAAATGGTTGATATTCACGACTCTTTGCGTCTTTTGGTAATAATAGAGCATTTTCCGGATGCTGCATTGCAGATTGTTAAAGCAAACCCGGCTACATACGAGTGGTATATTAATGACTGGATTCACTTGGCAGTGATTCATCCGGAAAATAAAAAGGTATTTGTGTTTAGGCAGGGAGAGTTCATTTTGCACGAACCTATACTCAATTCGATTCCGCAAGTTAATTCTCTAAGAGAAGTCTTTGAAACTGAGGCTGAAAATTTACCGGTTTATCAAATATATTAATTATGAACATCAGTTTTGCTATAGTTAGCTTAGTTGCCGTACCGTTTTTAGGTTTTTGGCTGAGTGTGCTTTCTCCGTCAAAGCGAGAAACACTCATTTCTCGAATAGCTATGTTCACAACAGGATCCCAATTATTGCTCTTATGTGCATTCATTGTGTATTGGTTGGTTCAGGATACCGGAGATATTAATCTGGAAGAGTTGGTATTATACCGGTCAAAAGGCTACTATTTTTTTATCAATTTTTATTTTGACAAGATAGCGGCGTGTTATTTGTTGGTAGGTTCTTTTATTACGTTTTTGATAGCTCGGTACAGCCACTACTATATGCACTTAGAGCCGGGCTATAAGCGGTTTTTCAATACGATTTTACTGTTCTTTTTTGGCTATAATTTAACCGTTCTTGCTGGGAATTTCGAGACTTTTTTTATTGGGTGGGAGGTTTTAGGTATTTCTTCTTTTTTGTTAATAGCGTTTTACCGAGATCGTTATTTGCCTGTCAAGAATGCTGTTAAGGTATTTTCAATCTATCGAATTGGTGATTTAGGGCTTTTAGCGGCTATGTGGGCAAGCCACCATTTTTGGCACGAAAGTATTACGTTTTTCAAGATGAGTAGCCACGTGTTGGTTCACAAGAATTTATCAGTAGATAGCGGAATAGGTATTTTTATTGGATTATCTTTGTTGGTTGCGGCGCTGGCAAAATCCGCCCAAGTGCCATTTTCTTCGTGGCTTCCTCGAGCTATGGAAGGCCCTACGCCGTCCAGTGCCATTTTTTATGGCTCATTATCAGTTCATTTAGGGGTCTTTTTGTTGTTGAGGACTTATCCTTTTTGGGAGGGGCAGATTGCGGTTAGAGTTGCCATTGGTTTAATGGGCTTACTTACGGCTATTGTATCTTCTTTGATTGCGCGGGTTCAATCGTCCATAAAGCCTAAGATTGCCTATGCGTCTATCACCCAAATAGGTATCATGTTTATCGAAGTTGCACTCGGCTGGCATACCTTAGCGCTGCTACATTTTGCCGGAAATGCTTTTTTAAGGACGTATCAACTATTGGTATCGCCTTCGGTTGTCAGTTATTTAATTCAGGAGCAAATCTATCATTTTGTTCCGGGTAGCGGCACTCAAACGGGAAAAATAAGAGACACACTTTATTTACTTTCTTTAAAGGAATGGAATATGGACTATTTCATGACCAATAGAGTATTCCGGTTCTTAAAAAGGCGAGGGAAGTTGCTTTCTTTTTTAACGCCTAAAAATGTACTATACTACTTTTTCCCGATATATGTTACTGGTTTTGGGTTGTATTTTTTTCAAGATATACTTTCTCCGTTAATATTGGAGTTTCTACCGCCTGTTTTTGCGTTGTTGGGGTTGGTTATGGTACTGCGGTCATTTGCAGAAAATGAGCATCCACGGTTAGCTTGGTTTCTGATTTTGTTTAATCACATTAGTTTGGCACTTGCTGTTTCTTTCAACAAACAGATAGACTTTCATGAAACCGTTATTTTTTTCAGTGGAGTTGTTCCGGCAGGGATAATCGGGCTTATTTGCTTAAATAAACTAAAAAAAGCAGAGCCGGAATCATTTGATTTAGAAGGGTATTCAGGGCATATTGTTAAGCATCAAACGTTAGCTTTTGTGTTTTTATTAGCGGCACTTGGCTTGATTGGCTTTCCCATAACACCAACCTTTATTGGTGAAGATTTACTGATTAGCCATATTTATGAACATCAATTTGTATTGGGAATGTTGGTCGCACTCAGTTTTGTGGTCAGTGGCATCTCGCTTATCAGAATTTATGCGAGGCTGTTTTTAGGGCCGCAAATATCACCCAGCATCTCAAATCCGTTAAAATCAAGTTAAAAAAACATTTTTCATTTTTCATTTTTCATTTTTCATTTTTCAACATGAATAATCAATCAGTATTATCGTTATCTACATTTAAAGATAGCAAACAAAGTTTAAAATCAGATATGGTTTCGGGCTTTCTGGTTTTTTTGATAGCACTGCCCTTAAGTCTTGGGATAGCCAAGGCGAGTGGTTTTCCGGCAGCTATGGGCGTGTTAGCGGCTATGGTAGGCGGCATTTTTACGACCTTTTTCAAGGTATGTGATTTATCTATCAAGGGGCCGGCTGCCGGCTTAATTACAATATGTTCCGGTGCCATCATGGAATTTGGCGGAGGTGAACAAGGCTGGAAGATGACCTGCGCAGTAATTGTGGTAATGGCAGCTATTCAGATTCTTTTTGCAGTATTAAAAGTTGGCTCATACGGAGACTTTTTCCCACACTCAGCAATACATGGAATGCTTGCCGCAATTGGGATTATCATTATTTCCAAACAAATACCGGTGCTTTTAGGCGACGAACCTTCTATGTATAAAGGAGAAAGCCCAATAGCATTACTCTTAGATATTCCCAGATTCATCGTTTTTGCCCACTGGCATATTGCGGCCATCGGCTTGCTTAGTGCCTTAATCATGTTTGGCATCCCGTTTATAAAAAAGAACGTTATCCAAAAAATCCCTGCACCAATGATAGCTTTAATACTAACAATTCCGTTGTCTATTTATTGGCACTTTAAGCAAACTGAACCAGATTATTCGCTCGTTTCAATAGGTGATTTCTGGGGAAGTATGGGGCTACACGTTGATTTCTCCGGAATTACTACATTAGTATTTTGGAAATATGTATTTATGTTTTTGTTTATCAATAGTTTAGAATCATTACTTACCGTAAAAGCAGTTGATCAATTAGATAAAACTTCCAGAAAATCAGACCCTAACGGAGATTTGATGGGTTTGGGTTTTGCGAACTTTTTATCCGGCTTACTTGGCGGGCTACCCATAATTTCAGAAGTCGTGAGAAGCTCTGCTAATATTGGCTTTGGTGCCAAAACAAAGTGGTCAAATTTCTTCCACGGAATATTTTTACTAATAGTGATGCTATTTTTAATACCGGTTATTGAGTTGATACCCAATGCTACCTTAGCCGCAATGTTAATTTATGCAGGATTTAGGCTTGCCTCACCCAAAGAATTTGCGCATACTTATCAAATCGGAAAAGAACAACTATTGGTTTTTTTGATAACAATTATCGTAACCTTAGCGGAAGACTTATTGGTTGGTGTCTTAACCGGAATCTTAGTTGAAATGATAGTTTATTTCCTAAATGGTATATCTTATCGAAATGTATTTAAAGCACAATATCAAATTGATCAAAATACAGACGAAACGGTTATCCATGTTCAAGGAGCAGCAATATTCTCAAACCTAATCAGCTTCAAAAAGATTTTGACAAAATTAACTGAAAAACAAAAGGTTATCT includes the following:
- the lepA gene encoding translation elongation factor 4, with translation MEKIRNFCIIAHIDHGKSTLADRLLEFTNTVSARDMMSQVLDDMDLEREKGITIKSHAIQMDYQFQGEKYTFNLIDTPGHVDFSYEVSRSIAACEGALLVVDAAQGIQAQTISNLYLAIENDLEIIPVLNKIDLPGARVEEMCDEITALIGCDKEEIILASAKEGTGIQAILEAIVYRIPAPKGNPDAPLKALIFDSIFNSFRGTITYFRVFDGSISKGELLRFMSTKASYYADEIGILRLKKEPREKICAGDVGYLITGIKDVREVRVGDTIISQSNPATEAIKGFKDVKPMVFAGIYPVDTEEFEELRASLEKLQLNDAALVFEPETSAALGFGFRTGFLGMLHMEIVQERLDREFDMTVITTVPNVQYIATLTNGTIVDVHNPTDLPDPGSLQKVEEPYIKAQIITKSEYTGGIMTLCIEKRGIFKNQQYLTPERVELTFEMPLSEVVFDFYDRLKTISRGYASLDYELVGYKESTLVKMDVMLNGDPVDALSAIIHRDKAYDWGKRLCLKLKELIPRQQFDIAIQAAIGAKIISRETVKALRKDVTAKCYGGDISRKRKLLEKQKKGKKRMRQIGTVEVPQSAFMAVLKLD
- a CDS encoding DUF2309 domain-containing protein — protein: MKSIDNAEDSSVGQILSQIRHYLPTQNPLKYFIHHNTLHAFQDKNFHEALRVSAQNFGYQVYLPLEDYRKMYQKGQIQEAVLARCIKEAKGEQSLQEWQDKLLHHKYDETHHQYVGNLRAYWKKGCKINLDKYVHPTLFKVLGAFLDQGIANQKFPYYQLPFLEAIKKIEQHSYSSLFKTKRAKKLLLEEKDLLQALFDLIIGDEMLVERYLFDQQFAHPGWSGMFCVLEENPDTLVDKRIVSLQDLITFELLLELDTLDERYGEKWKPISAYLPADFKRDALSEFSYNELFEVFSLWQEAFEWSYYDGVLKGISITYKNNIQEEQHSFQAVFCIDDRECSFRRHLEATDSLCETFSTAGFFNVAFYFQPENGKFLTKSCPAPQSTPYLIQEQQAEKHHHKDTLIHNQTHSFWGGLLASPTIGFWSAIRLGINILFPSEIPEAVSSFKHMSQKSQLTIDYTGQRQHDLQVGFSVPEMVERVTGFLLGIGLVENFAPIVYIVGHGASSINNTHYAGYDCGACSGRAGSVNARVVAYMANKPEVRKLLTQKGIVIPETTQFIGALHDTTRDEVAFFDEEILTSVNERKHQENLRVFESSLQENAKERSRRFLLVDSKKSAKKVHQQVKQRAFSLYEPRPEWNHATNALCLIGKRENSKQLFLDRRAFLNSYDYRIDPDGSILLGILNAVTPVCGGINLEYYFSRVDNYRLGAGTKLPHNVMSLIGVANGIDGDLRTGLPRQMVDIHDSLRLLVIIEHFPDAALQIVKANPATYEWYINDWIHLAVIHPENKKVFVFRQGEFILHEPILNSIPQVNSLREVFETEAENLPVYQIY
- a CDS encoding SulP family inorganic anion transporter; the protein is MNNQSVLSLSTFKDSKQSLKSDMVSGFLVFLIALPLSLGIAKASGFPAAMGVLAAMVGGIFTTFFKVCDLSIKGPAAGLITICSGAIMEFGGGEQGWKMTCAVIVVMAAIQILFAVLKVGSYGDFFPHSAIHGMLAAIGIIIISKQIPVLLGDEPSMYKGESPIALLLDIPRFIVFAHWHIAAIGLLSALIMFGIPFIKKNVIQKIPAPMIALILTIPLSIYWHFKQTEPDYSLVSIGDFWGSMGLHVDFSGITTLVFWKYVFMFLFINSLESLLTVKAVDQLDKTSRKSDPNGDLMGLGFANFLSGLLGGLPIISEVVRSSANIGFGAKTKWSNFFHGIFLLIVMLFLIPVIELIPNATLAAMLIYAGFRLASPKEFAHTYQIGKEQLLVFLITIIVTLAEDLLVGVLTGILVEMIVYFLNGISYRNVFKAQYQIDQNTDETVIHVQGAAIFSNLISFKKILTKLTEKQKVIFDVSQSTLIDHSFMNFIRYFETEYNNGGGNFSVVGLENLQGFSNHKLSGRRKK